The nucleotide window GAACTTAATGGATGCAATCCAAATTCAATTTGTATTACAATACACAGTGAAGAGAGAAGAACAACACTATTACATCCACAGGAGTAAGTGAGAGCATGTGAGAAGCACCTGGCATGTTTGAGACGAAACCACCTCTATTTTCAATGTCATCTCGCTCGGTGTTTGGTTCATGATCAATCGAGAGCTGGATGGCCTGACCCCTCCTAGAAAGGACTGCTCTCGAATCCCCAACATTTGCTACCCATAGCTTACGAGCATTTATAAGAATTGCAGTCACGGCAGTGGAGCCACCTCTTCCAAGATCAGGAGTGTGTGAAAGAATAGCCTGATCTGTTCTCTCATATGCTTTTAGAATTGCCCTATGAGGGTCATTCCGAAAATCCTCCTagaaatttttaacataaaaggTGAGAGAAATCCCAAGTAAACCCTGCCCTCTAacaccaaaaaagaaaacaataaatagacatttattaaagaaataaaacaacTCAAGATTAAATTATCATGCATTGACGTTGAAAGGATTTCTGAGATCAGTTAAAAGTAATGCATTAGGACTTTGTTCTTGCCATCACACACTTATATCGGACTTGATCAACATCTCTACTAGCATTGTGTGTTGATCTCTAAAAGAATACTTTAGCTTCAGTTTTTCCAAAATAGCAAGAGAGACTGACCGGTAACTTTACCAATTTTCAGCTGTTGCTCATGCTAGAGCACTAATACCATTCTCCAATCAAAACCAACAAATACAAGGTATAGAAAGAGGGGGAAGCGGAAGCATGTGTTAAATATGTTTTGATGAAAATCGGTAACATAGCCATCAGTACTTGCACCCAAAGTAAATTGTTTTACTAAAAACACAACGATCCTCATGGAGCAGAGAAGTTTAATTTGCAGAGGTTCCTAACCCCGCAATTTACCTCATTTAAGATATTGGAAAACAAATGCTTTTGTAAATAGGCAGGCACGCTATCTCCCAAATGCCCATCATAAATAGCAAAAAGTCCTAGTTCATGTCCATGCAATTGGACAAATTTAGAAACATGGTAATCTTCCATGGGATGATTAGCTTTCCCCTTAACCAGGCTGAAGCCATACTTGGTAGGCCCTTGATTGCTTCTTCCTTTGCCAGAGCTACATGATGACCGTCCTCCTGCAAGCTAAAGGAAAAAATGATACTTCAGCTTTCTGACCAACCCAGCCAAATATATACAATGCATACAGACCATAAACTGAATTAAACATCCACCCCCAAAAAATTGGTGAGGCGGTGATGAAGACAAAAGAAAGCTTCAATGGAGACTTTTTGATACTATGTGCCTACCTATTCAGGGGGGGGCACTGTTATGGAACTAAACTCTTGAAGTCATTCATCGGGTTTTTGTAGAAAGAAGACCAATGGAACACCAATCATGGAAAATGTCAGCAGTAATCCATCGNggggggggggggggggggtgcaATGGTACATGTTCAAATAAACCAAGGATAGGACGCTCTAACTATCAGAGAATTACACTCCATAAATATGCTCATTGTGAATATTGTTAGCATGCTATAGGACAAAGCAAAGTATTTTAGGAGCCCAacaaagaagagaaataaaCAGCAAGGGTGTGTTTCTAtggaggaaaatgttttcttattttctcatgtttggttagACAAAAATTTTGGAAAACATCTTCTCCAGAAAAATAGGCTCCTCAAAAAcgaggaaaataatttctttaatgAAAATAGGGAAAACAAGTTTTATTAGTAATATTCTATGTTTATTATATCCTCCCACCCAACTGACTCCCCCAACACCCTACCCCTTGACAATCCCACTCCCCACCACCCCCGAGGCCCTACACCAAACCCCCCTCCCACCCTTATAGTGATTGGGTAGATTACTTTGCTTACTTACCGAAtactagaaaataagtaagaaaccaacttgttttccaagaaaacattttctaggaattctccttcataccaaacacacacCCTTAAGAGATGAAGTGCACACAAGCTAGCCCGGACACCATATTATCCAAAATACAATATCAAAACAGATTAGAAAATCCTCAATCTTCCCTGTCCCTCCCAGCCTCCCCCTCTAGGATAGACAAAGAAAATCTCCAAAAAATCTTTACTCCCAAAAGAGGAACATAGTTCAATAAGACCCTGCATACTTTAGCTAAGGACTTTATACACACACAATGTAATGGATCTTTACACTATTAGTGTTATTTAATCTATTGTAGCGTATTATTTCCATTTGTTTCAGGTTACaaatcaatatttattaaataagagTTACATGCTATTACATTTTAAACGATATGATTGTCTGTATATTATATACTCACGCTGCCAGTGCGCACAACTTAAACTCTTAAGCTAAACCCCTCAAATACTTCCATCTGAGAAGCTAAAGGATCCTTGATCttatcatattataatttaatgaACAGCTAAACAATAAGGATAAAacttaaaaagggaaaataaatattcatcaaGCAAAACCTAAAAGATCCCACCAATTAAAACCTCACCTTCGAGAACTTTGACTTGAAGCAGCATAAATTATCCATATAATTCAGTCACTCTCAAGCCCTCCTATAGTAAGCAACGTGTATCATAACCCCTCCTAAAAATCTTGATATTTACAAACACCTGCAACATCATAGACAGAATCTTGATCGtcaaatacataaattaaacaaacaatcaaaatatatgCAAGAATCCATTTTTCTTCAAGATTCACTAAATTCTTGAAAAATCAAAGATTTAGGTATTGAAAAATAATCATCCACTCACCGATCTACCTGTCTACAAAATTCCAAAGATACAAAGAGGGATATATCAATAAGATTTTGACTTTTGGcttgaacaaaaaataaaaatatatattatgattaaaCAGAACCAAAAATAAGAGATTTAAAGAAATAAGATAGAAACTTGATGAAttattttaggagtttaatGGAGTTtgtgagagagaaaaagagTTGGATTCGCTGTGTGCAGGGGAGAATGGCTGTCAAGAAAAGGCCTTTGCTTTGGGTTTTTGGGCTTCCCTTATTGACTTTGTTGtcttttatgtatttctttaattgtttTGTACTAATGTTACAGCCAGTCAGAGGGGACTACttgtcttttctttcttcctacAGCTGTTTGcgtctttcaaattcttttttactgtctccgtccacttttaattgtcataattttcttttttagaataAAATGTTAATaactttgattaatattttacgatttattttttcatcatattgatatgtaaaagaattgaaatttatagtactttttgtatagtttttaaatatctaaattttttatttaaaatatcgaattaatataatttaatttaactttgaaaatcaatcaaattgactttcgaaaagtgtaacatgacaactaaaagtAAGCAGAGTAACTTATATTAATTGTTCATTTTCCTCgtcttttaagaaattataaataataaaaatatacttaa belongs to Solanum stenotomum isolate F172 chromosome 1, ASM1918654v1, whole genome shotgun sequence and includes:
- the LOC125853770 gene encoding probable protein phosphatase 2C 10, producing MDNLCCFKSKFSKLAGGRSSCSSGKGRSNQGPTKYGFSLVKGKANHPMEDYHVSKFVQLHGHELGLFAIYDGHLGDSVPAYLQKHLFSNILNEEDFRNDPHRAILKAYERTDQAILSHTPDLGRGGSTAVTAILINARKLWVANVGDSRAVLSRRGQAIQLSIDHEPNTERDDIENRGGFVSNMPGDVARVNGQLAVSRAFGDKNLKSHLSSDPDVTNADVDAETDLLILASDGLWKVMSNQEAVDIVRKVKDPEKAAKQLAIEALVRESKDDISCIVVRFKG